In the Arachis ipaensis cultivar K30076 chromosome B04, Araip1.1, whole genome shotgun sequence genome, aaaaaatatattaaattataaatttttaccaCTTATTTGTTTAATTTATATTTCGATTTCTCttcatttaaatatttattacatatgaTTTGGAGGGAATACTAATGTTGTGATTAATAATTAGAATCAAGAttcaattgttttaaaaaaaattgatgttgAGTTAATTTTAAACTCtttcacatgaaaataataactaaaaatcttattatttgatttttttatctaCAGAGACCCTTGTCTTCTTAGCCAATGAAAACTTTTGTCTCCTATAATTTTTTGGGTAAAACACATAATTAAACCAAACCCAACTCAATATTATACCATTCACCTAAATGAAAAAACGTTACATAGATCTCCCCAATCACCTCTTTATGTAAAACGAATGAGTCAGACTAGATTTAACTCTCTATGTAAATCTAATCAGCCTGtttcgatttatgcatgcatggATGCTGTCCTAATAAATCTAATCACCCTGTTTTAATTTACTAGGACAGCATGCCTGCTTGCATAAATCGAAACATGGTGATTAGATTTACTAGTATAACATGAatgcatgcataaatcgaaaCAGGCTGATTAGATTTACATAGAGAGCTAAATCTAATCTGCTTCATTCGATTTACATAGAGAGGTGATTGGAGAGATCcatgtaatattttttatttgggtGAATTGTATAATATTGAGTTAAATTTGGTTTAATTGtgtattttatcttaattttttttataaaaataatttaattttataatttttttgtgccATAATCTATAATATCAAGTCAAAACctacaaaattttaaaagatttatattcgcATAATGTTATATTACGGGTAAAAACACCtagttataatttaaattttaaaaattttgtaatttaaattatatcaaaaatgttaaataattattaatttttttttaaaaaatcaaataagttaATCAAATTAAATTGCAGTAGTTTGAATTAGATAGATTTAAAGCAAATTCAAATCGATACAATgtaaattttgtaattatttaaataaaattgtaTTAGAtcgaaaaataaaactaaactgaaACTATCCAAATCATaagaaattatataaaaaatctaaattattgaTGGAAAATCTacgtaaatattatttttttagttgttttgatcttgtcaattgtcattacAAATGAGATATGTGtaaacatgattttttttaaattctgtttGTAAATAAGATATTTATATACCTATTTCATTTTTATTGAGAACGAAATAAGTAATAGAGTATAAAAATACATACATATTGATAACGTATCGGTAAAAATACTTTTCTTTACCCTTTACATTATCAATTATCATTCAAAAAAATAATGTAAATGCTTACAACTTTTTTTAGTTTACTTTTTTGGGCGACTAAAATCTCAAAGTGGTCTCTGAGATTGGGCGAGTTACCCATAATCGtccttgattttcaaaattttctaacagTGTTCCTCACATTCAGCTCCGGGACCCATAATTGCCCTGCGACCCTTTCCGGCGCACAGTCAGCAAATGGAGTAATGATCTGGCACCTCCCATGCCATGCTGGAGCCTAGTGAAACGACGCAGTATCGATTTGGCGCCCAATGAAAAAGTAAACGACGTCGTTCATGCATTGGAGCCCTTGAAAATGGTTTGCCTTCACCATATTTGTTTGAACACTCTCACACTTCGTCTCCTCTCCTCCACGCTCAGTCTTCGTCTTCCCATTCTCTCATCAATGACACCGAGTTAGCTTCGTCTTCCCGTCTCCTCCACTGTCACACTTCGTTTGAAGAGTTTGGTGTTCCTTTGGAGGCAAGTGGTTTCTCTGTCTTCTCCATCGTTGAAGGTATGTGTTGGTTgaaataattttcgaatttatttcCTGAATCAATATATGATGAAGGTGTATCATTGCGTTGTTAGTGTGTTGGGTTGTCCTAGAGTTTTATGGCTGCATTACCCTAAAGAATTGTATTTAAGGATTTTTGTTAGGGCAAAGGGTTTGGTGTGTATATGCTCTGTTTTTTGACAATGAAACAGAGATTTTTTCAATATTGGGTTAATGCATGGTGGTGACTGTGATATTAAATCATAGGTTTTTAATATGATGTTGAAGTCCTCTGTCACGATTGTGTGTGATTTAATGGTTTTGAGTTGTTGGTGCAGATGGATGTGTTATTGGATATAATGTTTCATCATGGAGGAAACTTTGAGAAAGATGATGAAGAAAAATTGAGGTATACCCATGATAAGTTAACTTGCCTAGGTGATTTGGATGAGGATACCTTGGACGTTTTCTTCATAAGGAATTATTACAAGGAGTTAGGCTATGACAAGATCCTTCATTGTTGGTGGCTAGTCCCCAGGAGGACGTTAGAAACTAGATTAAGGAATCTAAACAGTGACGACGAGCTTAGGGAGATGTGTTTCCTTGCTCACAAGAATAATGGATTGGTGGATGTGTATTTTGAGCATGGGGTGTTATCTCCAGATTATTTACAAGATCAGGAGAAAAAGGTAGGCATGAACAATACAGAAGTAAATGTTGCAGAAGAAGAAGGTGCTACGGTCACTCCTAATGACAAAACGAGGAACCCCAGCAATCAATCCCCCCAAAACAAGCCAACGCCTGTCAACACCATTGACATTCCGAACCCTCCTATTAATCCAATACCTCCTACTAATCCAACACCTCCAACTAAGCCAAAATCTCTCACGAATCCAAAATCTCCAAGTCAGGAGAAGCCTCATGCCAATCCAAAAGATCAATCTCAGGCAAAGCCTCCTAATAATCAAAAGCCAAAACTTCCCACTAATCCAAAGTCGAAGCCTCCTACTAATCAAAAGCCAAAACCTACTACTAATTCAAAGCCGAAGCCTCCTACCAAGCCTATTCTCCCTAAAAGTGTGTCAACAGCAACACCCAACTCCACACCCAAATCCACCCTCAAGAAGAAAACGACAACAACCACCCATAATTTTAGGCCTTGTACGAGGAGTGTTGCTAAGGGAAAGGCAGTGATGCAAGCACGACAGGAGGGAGGTGATGCACTATCCTCTGATTCATATGATAGTGACGAAGATAGTTTGTATAAGCCAAGGACCGAAGATAGTTCTTCTAACGATGATGATTATGATAATGATGTTTGTAAGGCTAAGACTGTTAAAAAAGACATCAGATTTAAACATGCTCCTGCTGATGCATTTGTTAAGGATAAAGACCAAGTTACTATTGAGGATGATGCATTTGTTGAGGAGGTCTTAGATGGGGATGTGGACCTATGCTTTGTGGGAGGAACATGGGATGATGCATATAATGCATACGATCCAGGGGCTGACTCAGACAGGGCAAACTCATGGCATTCTGAAGAAATGAAGACTCTCCCGAATTCATAGGATGAGGGGACAGATGAGGAGTCCGAAGATGTTTGTCCTGTGTTTAGAGAAGGTATAAGGTTTGGAGAACTGTAACTGGAAGTTGGCATGAAATTCAACACAAAATGGGACTTTAAGGAGGCTGTTAGGGAGTTCACAATCCAAGAGGGCAGACGGATTAGGTTTAGGAAGAATGACAATGTGAGGATGAGGGCTACTTGTAAAGTGAAAGGATGTCCATGGGTTGTGTATGCATCAAGGGATCATGAAGATACTTGTTGGCAAATAAAGACCTTCGTTAATGATCATACATGCCCAAGGGAGGATAAGAACAGGGCAGCTAACAGAAATTGGGTGGCGAGCAAACTAGTAAAGAAGGTTAGGAAGTGCCCAAATTTCAAGCATTGTGATGCTGCCACTTACTTCAAGTCAAGGTTTTGACTTGTCCTTAAACAAGAACTCAATATCAAGGGCCCTCTTTGATGCAAGAAATGTGGTGTTCGGGGATAAAAAGGAACAATACAAAATGCTGAGGGATTATGGTCTTACACTTCTTAAGACTAATCCTGGATCAACAGTTGAAATTTGTTGCACTCCCCAACCAGAATCTGATCCAGTGTTTGAAAAAATGTATGTGTGCTTGAATGGATGCAAGAATGGTTTCAAAGCCGGATGCCAACCGTTGATTGGACTGGACGGTGCTTTCCTAAAAACTCAATTTGGTGGGCAAATTCTGTCGGCAGTGAGGGCAGGATGCTAATCACCATATCTACATCATAGCGTGGGCAATTGTTGGCGTAGAAAACAAGGAGAATTGGAAGTGGTTTCTTGAGTTGCTACACCAAGACCTTGGAGACTATAGGCAACATGGGTGGTGCTTTATATCTGACATGCAGAAGGTATTTTTTTATTCATGAGTATGTAAGAATAAGGTGCATTGATATCCATGAGTAGAGCTGAAAATTGTGTGCATTGTTATCTCCTCCATGTGTTGAACATCTATGCTGTTTATTCATCAGGGAATTGTATGCATTGTTATTCATGTCTATGCTGAATTTTAATACTTAGGATAAGGAacgatagatatgatggacctaTATAAGTATCATTTATCAAAATCAGGGACTATTATGTGTAAATTATCAAAAGTCAGGGACTATTATGGTGAGCGTGAATGAGAGTTAGGGACTATTATGCTGATATGGTATATGGTTTTGTACCCAGGGTTTGTTGTCGGCAATGGAAGAGGTGATGGCACGGGTTCATTACCACTTTTGTGTTTGGCACTTGTGGAGGAATTTTAACAAACAATGGAAGGATTTACAACTAAGATTCTTGCTGTGGGAGTGTGCACGAGTCACCACATATCAAGAGTTTAGAGACAATATGGACAAGATCAAGCGCATCAACGAGGATGCATGGGCATATCTATCGCAGTGGGGAGGAGAACATTGGACCAGGAGTCAATTTAGTCACAGGCCTAAATTGGATAGCATATGTAATAATACGTGTGAGGTATTCAACTCAAAAATTAAAGAGGCTAGGGCCAAGCCAATCATTACTTTACTTGAAGGTGTGAGAATGTTTGTCATGAGAACAATAGCGAAGAACAAGGTTAAATTAGCTAATCATGTGGGTAAGTTGCCGCCGATAATTCACAGTCGTTTGGAGAAAGTGAGAAAAGAGTCAAAACATTGGCACCCAATATGGACAAGTGATACTGGTTATGAGAAATTTGAGGTACATGGTTACCCAGCCAACCATGTTGTTGATCTAGGAAAGCACCTTTGCACATGTCAATTTTGGATGTTGACAGGTTGATTTTATTATGTGGAAAGTAACATTTATTCATACATTACTACCATACAGTAAGTACTAACTTGATTCATTGCTGTTTTGGATGTAGGAATACCCTGTGTACATACCTGTGCTGCACTAGCTAGGGTGAACAAAAATCCAGAGAATTTTTGCCACAAACTAGTTACTATGGAATCCTATAGGGAGACATATCAGCATCATATCAATCCCATTCCTGGGCAGAAATTCTGGGAGGTTTCAGAATCTCTTAAGCCCCAACCACCAAAGATTAAGAGGGGGCCAGGTAAGTTACAACAAAAAAGGAGGATGGACACAGACGAAGCTAAAGGTGGCCATAAGAAATCCAAACCCACTTCCACCAAAGACAACACAAACCTAAAGAGGCAGCTTGCACCATTCACATGCAGCTACTGTGGGGAGAAGGGTCACACAAAGAGGGGTTGTAAAGAGAAGAAATTAGCAGATGCTGCTGCTGTTGCTGCTGCAAAAGCAGAAGCTGCTGCTAAGAATACAGGTGGAGCTGAAGCTAATGTTGTTAAACATGGACCGAATGCTGCTGATGACACCAATGTTGGTAAAGATGCTCCAGCTGGCTCTACAAACACTAATGTCTAACCAGTTGAAGTTGAGCTTTCTCAACCAATTTACTTTGAACCAGAGAAGTCGCAGCaggtaattaatttatttttcatctaatgaCAACTTGTAAACTGTTTAGTGTTATGTAATTAAAAGCGCATCCTCTGATATACTACAATTCTTGTAGGCTGCTAAAGTATGTACCATCACTAAGTCAAGACCGGATAAGCTGCCACCAAAGAGAAAATCATCTAACTCGCCAACTTCTGTCCATGCGCCAATTAATCCCATGCAAGGTGCTAGCTCCGGAACAGCTGCAAGACTTGGCAGTATCCTCAAGTTCATTTCCACTCCAGGATTCAAGGCACCTAGGAAGAAAAATTGAAGATTTTTGTATAACATGCTTGTTGTGTTGGAAGTTATTTTGTATAAGACAATTTGCAAGTAATTTTGTATAACATGCTTGTTCGGTTAGGTTCACTTTGTGTTTATGACTACTTTATTACCAGACATAtggttatgtttattttgttagcAGCACCTTGCTTATGGTTTTGTAAGACACTCAAAAACTTATGACTCATGACTTTGTTGATTTAAAATGATTAATATATTTTGCTATTGCTATATTTTGCTATTGCTATATATCCAGATTACCTTTAGTGGTATAAAAACAGTTAATATCTCCAAAAGGTTGGCTAACACAgttagatattgagcaacttttTTTCATTCATGCAAATATTACACATATGATCTCAATCGCATCATTACTCAATattgagttcaaagtttgcaaAATACCACTAGTAAGAACAACAACATTACAGAAACAACCAGAAATAATAATTTGATCATAAACTTTTGACTCCTAACATCAGATTCTAATTTTTCAGCCTCCAACCTTTTGCCATCTTCTGGTCATCATTGTAGTTAACACTTTCTGATTTTGCAGGCACAACCTCTTGCCCAACATCTGCCCAAACAAACAAACCACACCATCTTTTACCAATTGTCTGCAATCAACAAATGTTTCAATAACCAAATTAGAAGTTGGGGAACGAATGAAAAATCAGGAAAAATCAACAATTACAGCTAACATTATAATTTGGGAACCCAAAAAAGCGCTTATTTGGGTTGGAATTTGTCCCAGACCACCGGAGCACAGGTCGGCAGCCGCAACCACACCATTCTGGTACACGCGTAGCCCTGCTACGATTTTGGGTCTTCGCCCTGTATCCATTGCTTGTTGACCGTATCGAGCTCCCATTGGCTTGCCTTTACCTCCAAACATTGCTTCAGAGCATCAATGGAATCTCCGTTAAATCACAATAGTGGACCACAATTATGGGAcgaaggagaagggaagaagagatacTACatataataatcattcttagcttTTAGGGTTTTAATGGGATCAGGACCACATTGGGTAGAAAATTAAGATTTGCCACGTCAGCTAGCCGTTGTTGGCTCCAGCATGGCATGGGAGGTGCCAGATCATTACTCCGTTTACTGACTGTGCGCTGAAAAGGGTCGCAGGGCAACTATGGGTCTCAGAACTAAATGTGAAGGACAcaattagaaaattttaaaagtcAAGGACGATTATGGGTAATTCGCCCAATCTTAGGACCACTTTGGGGTTTTAGTCTTTTTGGGCACACAAAATGCAGTCACTTCCAAATTTTAAAGTCATAGTATAAATCGGAATCCTTTCATTACAGTGACAAAGAAAGAGTGGGGGGtgtaattatattattaataacAACTCTGCCACTGCCACGgtttctctgttttttgttttgttttgtttttttttttggttttttcttcTCCAAATCTTCATTTGCCAACAATGCAAGCAAGCAACCTGCTTTGAAATCGACGCAACCATCTTCTTCATCATCCCAATTGCAATTATTCATTCATTTATTCATTCCATTGTGTCATGTTTAGCGTGATTTGCGCCTCAAAAGTTCCCCACAATTCTGCTCTCAGATCTGACTCTCCCCCTCTCTGACCATAGCAACAGCAACAGGTAACTGATCTGATTCAATCCCATCttctttttgttattattattatttgaatttcaGATGTAATATGGGATTCTGAATGATGGGTTGCTgccaagttttgattttgctgcctCCCATGACCTGGGGTTTTTGTTTTTCATCCCTTGCTCTGTTATTTTGCACTCTGTGTGACATGATGTGGCTGGATAGTGCTACTTGGAGATATGTTGGGATTCTGTTTGTTGCTAGCTTTAAGATTTGTTGGAGGATTGGGAAAATGGATTTCACTGATGTTAAAGTGCTAGCTAAATTCATGAGCTCTTGTTATTGTAGTTATGGAGTTTTGGTTCTTGTTGATTGTGGTGTGTACTGAATAATTGGAATTATATTATAGTGCATGCCAAATTTCTGAGCTCTCTGCATTGATTTTTGATGTGGAAAGTAGGTTGATTTGAGTGGGGGTTTGGGATTGAGATTGGATTTTGTATGATATAATGCAGGGGGCATTCTCTTCAGCAGCTTGGAACTCCATTTCCATGAATTCTGGTTGGATATGATGAACAGTTGAACACCCTGTTTCAAGTGTCCATAGTTGATAATTGATTACTCCAAGGAATTTGGAGTTCTGGTTGGATAATACAACAATAGCCATAACTAGCAATTTTCATGTTGATTGAAGTTGCCCATATGAATCAAACAACATCGTAGTGTTTTACCTGGATAATGCTGCTACTATTTTATTGACTAGTACTGAATCATTGGTATGTATAGTAGGTGTGACTATGGTGGTTGTGTTGTATGAGAAGATTTAAAGACACCTCGTTAGCGGCAGACATCGACCAATTTTCTATATATCCTGACCATAACGTTAGGAGTAGAAGCTTAATAACCGATAATAACTAATTAAACTTTTGAAGCAAATATAAAGCAATTTAGACAAGACTCCGAAAACAATGGAGTTACTAGTTACAGTGGCTTTTCGTTATCATCTTTAGTAGAGCATGCATTTCTAAATGCTTGTCATGGACAACTAGACATGAATCAGAATTATGTTAAAAGTGTGAGCTCCACTAGTGGTGAAAAAGATGCTAGGATTTATGCTGTGTTTGCAAGTGCAGACCATCTTTGATGCACTTAGATTCAATTTTGTTTCTGTTTGGTAACTCCCTCCCCTAACCTTATCCCAAAAGCTTTGTTTTCTTTTCGTTTTATATTCACATCCTCattttgattgctaatttttataatttttttcagcTGAAACCTGAAGGTCCTATAATTGAATAGTGCTGATACAATGAAGAACATAGTGGCACCTATGGAAAAGGCTTTGCCTTCTCCCACTTTTCTATGGAGATTCAAGGTCTGTTAAAATATCATCTATAAATTACGAATGAGTTCTAAATACTACTCCCTTAGGCCTTAAGTGGTATGTCTTACTCATTTGTTTTTGCAGATGGTACTCTTTCTGATGTGGGGACTTACTTGCTGCAAGGTCAGAACCTATCTTTTCGCTTTTCTAACATCTATATTCTTCCCTTGTACCAGTGAATTTCTTTACCTATTTCACACCTCTCACTTTTTTCCTGCCCTTGCACCAGGTTGGTTGGGACTCTGTCATGAGAATGGATGCGAATTTGCGAGATCTGTTTTTATATGAGGCATTTTTGTATTATAACCCTCTCCTTCTTGTGGTAAGTTATACATGGATTCTtttatatgtaattatgtataTATCATACATTGAACACAATTTTTTTGTGGAACTTTTCCTGATAATTTTATTGTCATTGTTTCAGACTATGATGGTCTGGCTTTGGGGAGTCAATTTGTGGGTATTCCTACAATCAAGTATAAATTATCCGAAGATTTTTGAAATTGATCAAAACCACCTCACTCACAGAGAGATATGGAAGGTAGTTGGATTCTTTTGCATACTTTTGGAAACAAACATTTTTTTACTCAGGGAACATTGTTTGATGATTTAGAGAGAGCTGTTAGTTCATACTAGTACTATGTCATCAGGTAAATGTCACAATTAAAAATAACTGAAGTCTATAAACTATGAATATAATAATATGAGGTGCCAATATCTCCCATGCCCATCTTTCTAATATTTGAATATATATAAGACCCAACAAAACCTTCAAGTCAAGACATTTGCAACTTAATCTTCAGATTTAACAACGGTTATGCAAAGTATTCCTTCATTCAGTTTCTCCTTGATTTAATGACTGTCAATCTCCATCTACTTTGTGCTATCTAGCGATATTGATCATAGCAGCTTTGCCCGTTATTCTTGCgtcaatttgaaattttatgcaAAAAAAGCATCATAGAAGTTTTTGCAGTGGTTTGATTTGGATAAAATTTGTCTAAGTTTCTGTCTATTAACCATACTTGTGTTATTTTCAGTGTAGCACTTGGATGACGATTCTTGTCCCTACTAGCATGACTGCCTATCTGTATCTCTATTCTCACGGGGAAGTATCATTAGCTGCATCTCAACCTGTTAAGTATCTCCTATGTTATTTCCTTCTAGCTTTTAAGTTGAATCTGACTTATTGCTTAAACATGACATTCATAAGCATTTTTTACATTCCTTGTCATCTTTTGAGTTACATAAAATGTATGACATGCTTTCACTCTGTGTATGGGCTGCTTTCTGGTTATGAAATTATGTAGACATAAATTACTTTTTTTAAAAGGCAATAAATAACTTTTTCTAGATTCGAGCAAATTAATTGCTTTCTGTGATCTTCTCATGCGAGAATCATTACTACCTTATGTTCTGATCATATTCCCTTCATATTGCAGGTGCTTCTCTACATTCTGTTTGCTGTTATCATGATCTTTCCCTTTGATATTTTCTATTTGTCCTCTCGGTACTTCTTTTTGAGGACATTGTGGCGGATAGCTTTTCCTTTGCAGGCAAGCTTCTTGACTGCCATGAAAACTATGAACTTTTTCGTGTTATACTTGCATTTGGTTAATTTCATAAGAATCTGCGAGGTCCAACcggttttctttcttcttcttttcctcgcCTTTTCTAGCCTGAGGCTACTAGTTTGAATCAACGATTTTTCTAGTGTACATAAGTTTTTCAGTTGATTTTCTTTCACCTGCCATTTCTATAGCTTATCAACTTGTCTCACTAATAATGGTTTTACTCTTCATACAGCCAATATCGTTTCCTGACTTCTTTGTGGCTGATATTTTAACCTCCATGTCAAAGGTACGGCAAATGATCTAACAGTAAACTTCTTTCTgcatttttccttttatttcatGTCACCTTAAATGTAAATTTATATCTTAGTTGGGCATTCACATTAAAAATGCTTAGAAATTCATGTATTTATTTGTCTAGATTGCCACCTTACTGCTTTGGTCATATGGTAAATGTTAAAGAAACTTACCGCTGTGGTCTACGATACTCTTTGGGTTAATAGTCTCTTCCTCTTTgtatatttttgttcttaattatttACTTCATACAGGTGTTTTCAGATTTGGAGCGATCGGTTTGTAGGATGGTGAACAAACAGGTAATGTATGgtttttaaatcaaatgaaaaaaaatataccaaattttctttttctttactgCTATTTACTTGTGAATCTCTACTTTGTTCTTGTGTCTTAAATCTCACGGTACAATATTTTCTTTTCCCACTCTATGTTAGTTTGTTTGGTGATGTCTATTACTTGAATACATAAAAACTTCTTCGACACGGTATTTGAAAGTCTTTTAACTTTCTATGATATGCAGGTCGCCACAATTGCTTGGCTTGAAGCCGATTCGGTCTGTGGTAGTCACTCTGTTGCAATCCCAATGGCTCTTGTTCTTCCTTATTTGTGGCGTTTATTGCAATGTCTTCGTCAGTACAAAGATACCAAAGACAAAACTTGCCTTTTCAATGGtaattgatcttttaattttcaaCNNNNNNNNNNNNNNNNNNNNNNNNNNNNNNNNNNNNNNNNNNNNNNNNNNNNNNNNNNNNNNNNNNNNNNNNNNNNNNNNNNNNNNNNNNNNNNNNNNNNNNNNNNNNNNNNNNNNNNNNNNNNNNNNNNNNNNNATTTTTACATTTGATAGTATTCTAACTCCTTTCTTACTTGCTATCCAGCTCTAAAATATTCAACAGCATTCCCAGTGATTTTTCTCTCGGCGCTGAAGTATCACGTCTTCCCCGAGAAATGGACAACTATTTATCGGCCACTGTGGCTATTCTCGAGTTTAATTAATTCGCTCTATTCATTTTACTGGGATATAACCAGAGATTGGGATTTAAGGTACCAAATCTACCTTCTTTCAAATTAATAGTGACAAACATTACAAATTTGCATAGTCACTTTATATCTTAAGCTTAATAAAGATGTTAAACAAATAGATTGAAATGAGCATATAGGTGTGGAACTTACTTCTAATGCCAAGTTTGTGTTATATTGAGAAATTTTTCTCCTTGTCTTCAGTGGCTTTTCGCGCATTTTCAAGTTTAACAGACCAAGTGCAGTTTCGAACGCGCTTCACGGACGACAATGGGTAAGAAAAGCCGATACATCTTATTACAAAGAGAATAGTTCAAACATGTTTAGCCTTGCATAGCATAAGTATCATTACCTTGCACTTGCATATGTTCAAGAAGCATCATTCTTTGAAAGATACAACACGTTTTTATTTCACAAATCTGACTTCTGAGTTGCAGATATACTTTTGGATGATTGGAAGCAACTTTATTCTGCGCGGCTCGTGGACGTACAAACTATCTGCGCATCTCCGGCATAACTACCTGACAGTGTTTGCAATCACTCTTTTGGAGATGTTCCGACGGTTCCAGTGGATCTTCTTCAGAGTTGAAAAGGAGGTGAATAAGACAACACGATCCGGTGGCATTCAACTCGTCGAAAGCGAAAAAGAGGATGAGAAATTGTTAGGCACCACCAACATTCATGATGTatagaaaaatgatttaaaaaaaacACATTCATCCAACCAAATTTTGGCAATGTCATCTTCATATATTAGCATCAGCTCTAATTCAATTTTTTATACCAACATGAGGGATTATTCATGCATATATATGCATGAATGTGTAAGTGTAAGATTCATAGAGATATCTCATTCCATTGATGAAGCAGCACTTGGTTGAAACTGAAATGCATGCAAAGATGTTTACTAATGAAAATGAGTTTTAGCAGTTCCCTGAAGAGGAGGAAGCTTGAAATTGAGTGCACATTCAAGAGCTGCAACAAGGTCTACTTTGAGATTGAAGAACAtgatgatttatttttttttttaaagaaaaaaaggaaaaaaaattatacatagtatattctttccattttttttttgtttaaattagaTTAGCATTTTTGTAATTAGAAAATGGATACACAAAAGCTTTGTTTGCTTGATTCATCTAAGAGGAACTAGTTAGTATACTTGATATTTAGTTTGAATTTCATAATTTCTACAATATTAAGCAGGTTTTAATTGTCTCAGCATGGATTTGCATACATCATCATGCAATAATAATGCTAATGTTACTCAAAATTTGCTTAGTGCTTGTTTGAGTGTCATTGTGCTTGTTTGGGtgtcattattttgataaaaaagatctttttaatgaaaaaatatcttttttttttattttattttttagcgtgtttggcaaatttctaatagtaaaagtaaaagcactagaaaaataaacaatatcttttttgagaagttgtaatttacatcttttttaaaaaatcttttttctttaaaaaaaatgtttttcatgtaataaataaacaaaaaagtatttttatattattatgctcaaacataattgatatatatatatcaaagatctataatttatattttt is a window encoding:
- the LOC107637065 gene encoding uncharacterized protein LOC107637065; translation: MDKIKRINEDAWAYLSQWGGEHWTRSQFSHRPKLDSICNNTCEVFNSKIKEARAKPIITLLEGVRMFVMRTIAKNKVKLANHVGKLPPIIHSRLEKVRKESKHWHPIWTSDTGYEKFEVHGYPANHVVDLGKHLCTCQFWMLTGIPCVHTCAALARVNKNPENFCHKLVTMESYRETYQHHINPIPGQKFWEVSESLKPQPPKIKRGPGKLQQKRRMDTDEAKGGHKKSKPTSTKDNTNLKRQLAPFTCSYCGEKGHTKRGCKEKKLADAAAVAAAKAEAAAKNTGGAEANVVKHGPNAADDTNVGKDAPAGSTNTNV
- the LOC107634956 gene encoding SPX and EXS domain-containing protein 1, whose protein sequence is MKNIVAPMEKALPSPTFLWRFKMVLFLMWGLTCCKVGWDSVMRMDANLRDLFLYEAFLYYNPLLLVTMMVWLWGVNLWVFLQSSINYPKIFEIDQNHLTHREIWKCSTWMTILVPTSMTAYLYLYSHGEVSLAASQPVLLYILFAVIMIFPFDIFYLSSRYFFLRTLWRIAFPLQPISFPDFFVADILTSMSKVFSDLERSVCRMVNKQVATIAWLEADSVCGSHSVAIPMALVLPYLWRLLQCLRQYKDTKDKTCLFNALKYSTAFPVIFLSALKYHVFPEKWTTIYRPLWLFSSLINSLYSFYWDITRDWDLSGFSRIFKFNRPSAVSNALHGRQWIYFWMIGSNFILRGSWTYKLSAHLRHNYLTVFAITLLEMFRRFQWIFFRVEKEVNKTTRSGGIQLVESEKEDEKLLGTTNIHDV